A stretch of DNA from Candidatus Brocadiia bacterium:
ATTATGGGCCTGATTGCCGTATTCGGCGTATCGACCATGTCCAATACCTGGGTCAGCAATCTCTGGATTATCCTGCCCCTGGTTTCTTATTTCATCGTCCTGGTTATTGATAATGTTACGGCCCGCTTGACTTGGTCTATTCTGCTTAAGTTCAGCTGGACCTTCGGCATCGGGCTGGTGATTCTCAATATGATCGGCTATTATATCATAAGATATTATAATACCATAAAGTAAGACGGAGGTAATTATGGGTTTAGTAACCAATTCAAGAGTGAAATCACCCTGGGTGCTTCATTTCGACTGCGGCAGCTGCAACGGATGCGATATCGAGATTCTGGCCTGCCTGACTCCGCTTTACGACGTGGAGCGTTTCGGTATCGTCAATATCGGCAACCCCAAGCACGCCGATGTGCTGGTGGTCACCGGTTCGGCCAACCGCCGCAACTCCCGGGTGCTTAAGAATCTTTATGACCAGATGCCTGGGCCCAAGGCCGTTATCGCCATCGGTTCCTGCGCCTGCACCGGCGGCGTCTTCAACGAATGCCCCAATATCCTGGGCGGGGTGGACAAGGTTATCCCGGTCGACGTTTATATCCCGGGCTGCGCCGCCAAACCCGAAGCTATCATTGACGGAGTAGTTCTGGCATTGAATAAAATAGCCGGAAAAGCGGCTGCTAAAGAAGGAGCAACGGCATGAGCAACACTAAATTCGTAGGAATCATCAAGGGCACCAATGAAATCAACGTCACCAAATCAGACCTGATTCCGACCATCCAGAAACTGTCCGCCAAGAGTCTGCGCTTTACCACGGCTTCCGCGGTGGAGCATCCGGACAAGATGGAAATCATCTACCACTTTGCCGACGATAGCTACAAGCTGACCAATGTCCGCCTGAGCTTTAAGAAAGGCGAAGAGGTGCCTTCGATTTCATCCATCTACCTGGCCGCGGTACTGATCGAGAACGAAATCCACGATATCTTCAACGTGGAATTCACCGGGCTGGCCCTGGATTACCACCAGAAATTTCTTCTGACCGAGGATTCCCCTCAGAAACCGTTGGTCAAGACCTACAGCGAGATAATGAAGATGGCGCCCCGGAAAAGGGGCCGTTGCCACGACGCCTGCCCGGCCGGAATAAACGTGCCGCGCTACGTCCGCCAGATAGCCGAAGGCAAATACAAGGAAGCCCTGGAAACGGTCTATCGCCGCAACCCGCTGCCGGCCATCTGCGGCCGGGTCTGCTTTGCCCCCTGCGAAATCAACTGCCGCCAGAGCCTTAAAGGCGAGCCGGTTATGATCCGGATGCTTAAGCGGTTTATCACCGATAAAATAGGGCTGGGCGTTCCCAAATCCAACGCACCCAAGACCGGCAAGAAAATCGCCGTTATCGGCGCCGGCCCTGCCGGATTAGTGGCCGGTTACTACCTGGGGCGCAAAGGACACTCCGTGACCATATTCGATTCACTGCCCAGAGCCGGCGGTATGATGATCGCCGGTATTCCCGAGTATCGTCTGCCCCGTGATATCATGGACAAGGAAATAGATATCATCAAGCAGCAGGGCGTTGAAATAAAGCTTAATACCAAGGTTGAAAGCGTCGAGAGCCTGTTGAAGGAAGGCTACAACGCTGTGCTGGTGGCCACCGGCGCCCATAAGAACATGGAAATGGGCGTGGCCGGAGAGAACTGCCAGGGCGTGCATAACTGCGTCACCTTCCTGCGCGACGTCAACCTGGGTAAGAAGGTCAGCCTGGGCAACAAGGTGCTCATCGTAGGCGGCGGCAATTCAGCCATCGACGCGGCCCGGGTGGCCCGCCGGACCGGCAGCAAAGATGTGACCATGCTTTACCGCCGGACCCAGAAGGAAATGCCCGCATCGGAGAAGGAGATACACGAGGCGCTGGAGGAAGGCATCAAGATAGAAAACCTGTGCGCCCCGACCAAGATAGAAAACAAGAACGGCAAGGTGGCCGTGACCTGCATCCGGATGAAACTGGGCGCGCTGGATTCCAGCGGTCGGCCCAGGCCCGAACCCATACCGGGCAGTGATTTCGTCATCGACGCGGACGCCATTGTTTCTTCCATCGGCCAGTCCGCCGAACTGCCGCCCAACATGGGCGTGGCCCTTAATAAGAAGGGCAAGATAGATGAAATCAAGATAAAGGGCGTGTTCGCGGCCGGCGATATCGTTACCGGGCCGGCTTCGGTGGTCGAAGCCGTCAAGACCGGGCGCGAAGCCGCTTCTCAGATAGATAAGTACTTGGGCGGCGACGGTATGATGGCCGCCGAGGAAAAAGTCGAGGGCGACGAGTTCGTCACCCGGATAAATCCAGGAGCTACGGCCAAGGAAAGCAAGCAGTGCCAGAATCCTTGCATGGACGCCGGTAAACGGACCGACGGTTTCAAGGAGGTCGAGCTGGGCTTGGATGAAAAGGCCGCCCGCGAAGAAGCCAACCGCTGCTGGGGCTGTGATTGGACAGAGTTCTAGATAGCAGTTCCGCTTTAGCGGAATACTGCTATCTACCCCTAGACCCTGAGGGGTCTCGGGGCGAGAACCCGAATGGGTACTGGGCTGATATAGTTATCAGCCCATGTATAAAAACAAAAGATAGGTCCGTTAAGAAGCGGGCTTGATAATATAAAAGTAAACAGGAGATAAAATTATGCATAAGACAGTAATTCCGTTTGGTCCGCAGCACCCGGTCCTGCCCGAACCTCTTCAGCTTAAGATAGTATGCGAGGGCGAGAAGGTAGTTGAGGCAATTCCCCAGATAGGTTATATCCACCGCGGCATCGAAAAGGGCGGCGAGCTGAAAGATTTCCAGCAGACCGTTCACCTGATCGAGCGCACCTGCGGTATTTGCAGTTTCATCCACGCCATGACATATTGTCAGGGAGTTGAGGACCTGCTTGGAATAGAAGCCACCCCGCGGGCCAAGTACCTGCGTACCGCCTGGGCTGAGATGTCCAGGGTGCACAGCCACCTGCTTTGGTTGGGCCTGCTGGCCGACGCCATCGGGTTCGAGTCATTATTCATGCAGATGTGGCGTATCCGTGAAAAGGTGCTCGACCTGCTGGAAATGACCACCGGTAACCGGGTCATCCAGTCCGCCTGCGTCGTCGGCGGCGTGCGCCGCGATATCGACGCCCAGATGGCCGCCCGGATAAAGGTTGAGTTGGCCAAGGTCAAGGAAGACCTGGATGAACTCTTGCCGGTGCTCCTGACCGATTATACCTTGAAAGTAAGAACCGTGGGCAAAGGCGTGCTGACCAAGGATCAGGCCTCTTTACTGGGCGCGGTCGGACCGACCGGCCGGGCCAGCGGACGCAACCACGACCTGCGCACGCTCAAGTACGCCGCTTACGGCGATATGGATTTTGAACCCATTCTGGAAACCGAGGGCGACAGCTACGCTCGCGCTTTAGTCCGAACTAAGGAAATATATCAGTCCATCGGCATGATTAACCGGGCGCTGGACAAGGCGCCGGCCGGCGAAATCAGGGTCCATCCCCAGTCCTGGCCCAACGGCGAGGCTATCTCCCGGGTGGAACAGCCCCGCGGCGAGGTGTTCTATTATATCAAGGGCAACGGCACCCGCTACCTGGAACGGCTGAAAATCAGGACGCCCACTTTTGCCAATATCCCGACACTGCTGGTTATGCTGCCCGGCTGCGAAATAGCCGACCTGGCTGTGATCGTGTTGTCCATAGACCCGTGCATTTCCTGTACGGAAAGGTAAATATATTATCCCGGCAGTAGGCCGGGATCTAAGAACCTGTAACGTCCTTGGCCGATGGATATCGGCCAATTACTAACCGGTTCTAAGAGGAGTTTATATGAGCAAAATGCTTAGCAGGGTTATCAAGAATCTGTTTTCCAAACCGGCCACCCGGAAGTATCCTTTTGAAGTGCGTCCGCCGCTGGACGGCTCGCGCGGCAAACTGACCTTTGACCAGGCCAAGTGCGACCAGTGCGGCGACTGCCAGCGGGTATGCCCGGCCGGGGCTATCGAGGTTAACGAAAAGGAAAAGAAGCTCTCCTACGACCCGTTCCGCTGCATTTATTGTTGGGTTTGCGCCGAAAGCTGCCTCCAGGGTGCTATCAAGACCGAAGGCCAGCACCACGCGCCGGCTTACACCAAGGAAAAAGAGACTCATAAATCTGACAAGAAGAATTAGTGCCGGGTCGAGTGGAACGAGTTACCGGCACTAATATCCAGTTAGGCTTGCCTTAAATGGATTAGTCACATCAGAGAAGCAATAATATCACCAGTTAAATCTGCTGTATCCGCTTACAAAAAATAAATCATAAAATCAGTGACCGAAAATACTTGACACATTGTTTTATATCAGTATATTCAGAATATACTGATTTATCAGAATAGATTAGGAGGCGATGATGGCTAAAAAAGGAAAGTCGAAATCCGAGTGTGTATGCGCCGATGGGGATACCGGCCAATGCTGCATGGAGTCTATGGTTACGGTGGACGAGCGCGGACAGATGGTCCTGCCCAAAACCCTGCGCGACAAGGCCGGCATCCGGGCCGGCGACAAGCTGACGCTGATCGGCTGGCAAAAAGGCGGCAAGGTCTGCTGTATCTCCATGATTAAGTCTGACAACTTTGCCCAGGTGCTCAAGAATATGCTCGGTCCGATGATGAAAGAGATGATAACCAAGTAGGTAGTATATAAAATGCAGAATGTAGGAGGTTGATATATGAAAAAGAGCGACATAAAGAAGATAGTCAAGGCCGGCTATGGAAAGATAGCCAAGAGCGAATCATCCTGCTGCGGTAGTGGATGTGGCTGTGGCGGTGGTGGCGTTGGCCTGTCCCAGAGCATCAGCCGGGGCATCGGTTACAGCGACGCCGAGATAAAGGCCGTGCCGGACGGCGCCAACCTGGGCCTGGGCTGCGGAAACCCGCTGGCGCTGGCCTCGCTTAAGCCCGGCGAAACGGTGCTGGACCTGGGCTCCGGCGCCGGGTTCGACTGTTTTCTGGCATCTAAGAAGGTCG
This window harbors:
- a CDS encoding nickel-dependent hydrogenase large subunit; its protein translation is MHKTVIPFGPQHPVLPEPLQLKIVCEGEKVVEAIPQIGYIHRGIEKGGELKDFQQTVHLIERTCGICSFIHAMTYCQGVEDLLGIEATPRAKYLRTAWAEMSRVHSHLLWLGLLADAIGFESLFMQMWRIREKVLDLLEMTTGNRVIQSACVVGGVRRDIDAQMAARIKVELAKVKEDLDELLPVLLTDYTLKVRTVGKGVLTKDQASLLGAVGPTGRASGRNHDLRTLKYAAYGDMDFEPILETEGDSYARALVRTKEIYQSIGMINRALDKAPAGEIRVHPQSWPNGEAISRVEQPRGEVFYYIKGNGTRYLERLKIRTPTFANIPTLLVMLPGCEIADLAVIVLSIDPCISCTER
- the nuoB gene encoding NADH-quinone oxidoreductase subunit NuoB, whose translation is MGLVTNSRVKSPWVLHFDCGSCNGCDIEILACLTPLYDVERFGIVNIGNPKHADVLVVTGSANRRNSRVLKNLYDQMPGPKAVIAIGSCACTGGVFNECPNILGGVDKVIPVDVYIPGCAAKPEAIIDGVVLALNKIAGKAAAKEGATA
- a CDS encoding FAD-dependent oxidoreductase, giving the protein MSNTKFVGIIKGTNEINVTKSDLIPTIQKLSAKSLRFTTASAVEHPDKMEIIYHFADDSYKLTNVRLSFKKGEEVPSISSIYLAAVLIENEIHDIFNVEFTGLALDYHQKFLLTEDSPQKPLVKTYSEIMKMAPRKRGRCHDACPAGINVPRYVRQIAEGKYKEALETVYRRNPLPAICGRVCFAPCEINCRQSLKGEPVMIRMLKRFITDKIGLGVPKSNAPKTGKKIAVIGAGPAGLVAGYYLGRKGHSVTIFDSLPRAGGMMIAGIPEYRLPRDIMDKEIDIIKQQGVEIKLNTKVESVESLLKEGYNAVLVATGAHKNMEMGVAGENCQGVHNCVTFLRDVNLGKKVSLGNKVLIVGGGNSAIDAARVARRTGSKDVTMLYRRTQKEMPASEKEIHEALEEGIKIENLCAPTKIENKNGKVAVTCIRMKLGALDSSGRPRPEPIPGSDFVIDADAIVSSIGQSAELPPNMGVALNKKGKIDEIKIKGVFAAGDIVTGPASVVEAVKTGREAASQIDKYLGGDGMMAAEEKVEGDEFVTRINPGATAKESKQCQNPCMDAGKRTDGFKEVELGLDEKAAREEANRCWGCDWTEF
- a CDS encoding 4Fe-4S binding protein, whose amino-acid sequence is MSKMLSRVIKNLFSKPATRKYPFEVRPPLDGSRGKLTFDQAKCDQCGDCQRVCPAGAIEVNEKEKKLSYDPFRCIYCWVCAESCLQGAIKTEGQHHAPAYTKEKETHKSDKKN
- a CDS encoding HgcAB-associated protein, with protein sequence MAKKGKSKSECVCADGDTGQCCMESMVTVDERGQMVLPKTLRDKAGIRAGDKLTLIGWQKGGKVCCISMIKSDNFAQVLKNMLGPMMKEMITK